A DNA window from Arachis duranensis cultivar V14167 chromosome 3, aradu.V14167.gnm2.J7QH, whole genome shotgun sequence contains the following coding sequences:
- the LOC107479138 gene encoding uncharacterized protein LOC107479138 — translation MDFVTGLPRTRVGFDAVLVNQVCWGPELIAETTEQIKQIRARILTAQSRQKSYVDQRRKPLEFEEENHVFLKVTPTIGIDRVIKTKKLSSRYIGSFEVLRRIELVAYHVALLPHLSNLLDVFHVSQLRKCTPDASHVLEPEPIQLKENLTFQVTPVWIDDTSVKKLQGKEVLLVKVAWSRSKMEEHTWELESEVRKGYPELFSDKS, via the coding sequence ATGGATTTCGTAACGGGTTTGCCAAGGACTCGGGTAGGATTTGATGCGGTTTTAGTGAATCAAGTGTGTTGGGGACCGGAATTAATAGCTGAAACCACTGAGCAAATCAAGCAAATTCGAGCTAGGATTCTAACTGCGCAAAGCCGACAAAAGAGTTATGTGGATCAGAGAAGAAAACCTTTAGAGTTTGAAGAAGAAAATCATGTATTCTTGAAGGTTACTCCAACAATTGGGATCGACAGAGTAATCAAAACAAAGAAGTTGAGCTCGAGATACATTGGATCATTTGAGGTGTTGAGGCGAATCGAGCTGGTAGCTTATCACGTGGCCTTGCTGCCACATCTTTCTAACCTACTTGACGTATTCCATGTGTCACAACTCCGTAAGTGCACACCGGATGCGTCTCATGTGTTAGAGCCCGAACCGATTCAGTTGAAAGAGAACCTGACATTTCAAGTCACACCAGTATGGATTGATGACACTAGTGTGAAGAAGTTACAAGGAAAAGAAGTTCTGTTGGTAAAAGTAGCCTGGAGTAGATCCAAAATGGAAGAACATACTTGGGAGTTAGAGTCGGAAGTGCGAAAGGGCTATCCCGAGTTATTCTCagataaatcctaa